A single window of Pectobacterium parmentieri DNA harbors:
- a CDS encoding DotU family type VI secretion system protein, whose product MMQEQQKPNHDATQQDINHQNMLVAAANPLINAIPQIRHSVSHDDPARLRQQLIDQVRLFELNCQQSGLSYEVIVGARYCLCTALDEAAALTPWGSRGVWTSNSLLVTFHNETWGGEKFFQLLAKLSQSPRQHILLLELIYFCLLLGFEGRYRVLDNGRSQLETIKQRLLQMIKSVRGSYFAALSPHPTDQPVLRKRWRPMIPLWACAAVAGFAACLFYIGLNWRLGDYTSPVLASIYQTTLPEVKIRNPAPPPPASLNLKSFLRPEIDAGLVAVRDEADQSVVTLKGDGLFASASTDVRGRYDVVIKRVAEAMNNVRGKVLVIGYSDNVPIRSARFASNYELSLARAQSVQTLLQQQLTQPSRVTAAGRGENHPLVPNTNAENRARNRRVEITLLVAPDATQAELNGLARGE is encoded by the coding sequence ATGATGCAGGAACAACAGAAACCGAACCATGATGCCACGCAGCAGGATATCAACCACCAGAATATGTTGGTGGCGGCTGCCAACCCGCTGATTAACGCTATTCCTCAGATTCGACACTCCGTCTCCCATGACGATCCGGCACGCCTACGTCAGCAACTGATCGACCAGGTTCGACTCTTCGAGCTGAACTGCCAGCAGTCTGGCCTGAGTTACGAAGTGATTGTTGGTGCCCGTTATTGTCTATGCACCGCGCTGGATGAAGCCGCTGCGCTGACGCCGTGGGGTAGCCGTGGAGTGTGGACCAGTAACAGCCTGCTGGTGACATTTCACAATGAAACCTGGGGGGGCGAGAAGTTTTTCCAACTACTGGCGAAGCTGTCACAGAGTCCGCGTCAGCACATTCTGCTGCTGGAGCTGATCTACTTCTGCCTGCTGCTGGGCTTTGAAGGGCGCTACCGCGTGTTGGATAATGGCCGTTCACAGTTGGAAACCATCAAGCAGCGTCTGCTGCAGATGATCAAAAGCGTGCGCGGCAGCTACTTTGCGGCACTCTCTCCCCATCCGACCGATCAGCCGGTGCTGCGTAAGCGGTGGCGTCCAATGATCCCGTTGTGGGCCTGCGCCGCCGTTGCCGGTTTTGCTGCCTGCTTGTTCTATATTGGCCTTAACTGGCGTCTCGGTGATTACACCTCGCCAGTGCTGGCCAGCATCTATCAGACGACGCTGCCGGAAGTGAAAATCCGCAATCCTGCACCACCTCCGCCTGCCTCGTTGAACCTGAAATCCTTCCTGAGACCGGAGATCGATGCCGGTCTGGTCGCGGTACGCGATGAAGCTGACCAAAGCGTGGTAACGCTGAAAGGCGATGGGCTATTTGCTTCGGCATCAACCGACGTGCGTGGACGCTACGACGTCGTGATTAAGCGCGTTGCGGAAGCGATGAACAACGTGCGCGGCAAGGTTTTGGTGATTGGCTACAGCGATAACGTGCCTATTCGCAGCGCCCGTTTTGCCTCCAACTATGAACTCTCGCTGGCGCGTGCGCAGTCGGTGCAAACCCTGTTGCAGCAGCAGTTGACGCAGCCGTCACGCGTTACAGCCGCAGGGCGTGGCGAAAACCACCCGCTGGTGCCGAATACCAACGCAGAGAATCGCGCTCGTAACCGCCGCGTAGAGATTACGCTGCTGGTCGCGCCAGACGCGACGCAAGCGGAACTCAACGGCTTGGCGAGAGGGGAGTAA